TTCCTGCGCAAGCAGAAGCCGATCGCTACTACTTTGCGGCCGCCATCAGGCGCTGATTGAGCTCTTTGATTCGATCCGACAGCTTATCGATCTTCTGCTGCGCCTCTTGCCGTAGCCGGTTGTACTCGCTGGTCAACTGCGACTGCTGCTGGCTCAATTCCTCCATCTGCAGCCTGCTCGACTCGAGGGCCTGCCTCTCCTCGTCGACCGCCTTCTCGAGCCCGGCGATGACCTCGTCTTTTTCAGAGAGCAGCAGATGGTGCTTCTCCTCTTGCTCCTCATAGAGCTTGCGGAACTGCTGCAGCTCGGTGATCTGGGAAAAATCGGCTGTTGATGGACTCATGTTCTCTCCGCCTTCTTCCAGGTTGGGAAACATCTTGCGCAGCTTCAAAGACAAGTCATCGGAATCGGGAGACTGATGCATGGCCTCTTCGTACGAGATCGTTCCATGCACCAGCAAGGAGATCAGCGACTGGTTTAGCGACTGCATGCGGTAGTACGACACCGAAGACTCGATCTCCTCGAGCAGAGGCTCGGTCTCCCCCTTCTCGATGAGGTTCGAGATCCTTGGACTCGCGCGCATGATCTCGAGGGCCGCCACCAGGCCGCTCCCGTCCTGGCGCTCGACGAGCTTCATCGAGATGACGCTCTTGAGCACCTGCGCCAGTTGCAGCCTGACTTGACGCTGCTGGTCTCCCGGAAACGTGTCGAGGATCCGATCGACGGACTGCGTCGCGCTGTTGGTGTGAAGGGTCGAGAAAACCAAATGGCCGGTCTCGGCGGCGGTGATCACGGTGCTGACGGTTTCCGGATCGCGCATCTCTCCGACCAGAATCACGTCCGGATCTTGCCGCAGCGCGTTTCTCAGCGCTTCGGCAAAGCTGATCGTGTCGGTTCCCACCTGGCGCTGCGAGACGGTGGCAACATCATCGCGAAAAAGAAACTCGACCGGATCCTCGATCGAGATCACGTGAACCGGGCGGTTTTGAATCACGTATTTGAGCATCGCGGCCAGCGATGTCGACTTGCCGCTTCCGGTCGGACCGGTAACGAGTACGAGACCGGACTTCATGTGGGTCAGGTCGCGAAGGACATCGGGCAAATCGAGATCCTCGATGCTCTCGATCTCGTAGGGGATTCTCCGGAAGACCGCGGCCAGCGTCCCGCGTTGGTGAAACACGTTGCCGCGAAACCTCGCGAGTCCGGGAACGCCGTATCCGAGATCGACCGACATTTTCTCTTCGAGCGTAACTTTCTGCACCGGGGTCAGAATAGCCGCCACCATCTCGTTGATGACCCGATTGGGCACCGGGTCGGAGTCCACCGGAATCAGCTTGCCGTGAACCCTGAGCAGCGGCGGGCGCTTCGGTCGCAAATGGAGATCCGAAGCTTCCTTGTCGGTCATCAATCGGAGCAACTGGTCCAGGTGCGCTTGGGCGCTGCCCTTCGCCGGTTGGGTCGGTGTCGTAGCCGGTTTCGGAACCGGCGACTTGGGGGGGCTATGGCCAAATGGCTGCATCGCAAAATCTCCGCCGACGAATCCACCCGGCGACTCAGGTTCTCCCATTCAAAGTCTCGGGACTATGACCTCTTCCATAGAAACGAAGTCGCGGAATCCGTCGACCAATGGTAGCGCAGTTTAGAATCTGCGCATGAGGCCGACGACAATGCCCTGGATCGTCACGTCGGCGGCCGGAACCCGAATCGGCCCCATGGTGTGGTTCGCCGGCTGCAGGCGAACCTCCGGTCCTTCGGGGTAGAACCGTTTGAGCGTCGCGTCGCTGCCGATCAGAGCAACCACCATCTCTCCGGCCGTCGCCGCCTCACGGCGTTGCACGACGACGAGATCGCCGTCGTGAATGCCCTCGTCGATCATCGAGTCACCACGAACCTTGAGAACGAAGTGATTGCTG
Above is a window of bacterium DNA encoding:
- a CDS encoding PilT/PilU family type 4a pilus ATPase, producing the protein MTDKEASDLHLRPKRPPLLRVHGKLIPVDSDPVPNRVINEMVAAILTPVQKVTLEEKMSVDLGYGVPGLARFRGNVFHQRGTLAAVFRRIPYEIESIEDLDLPDVLRDLTHMKSGLVLVTGPTGSGKSTSLAAMLKYVIQNRPVHVISIEDPVEFLFRDDVATVSQRQVGTDTISFAEALRNALRQDPDVILVGEMRDPETVSTVITAAETGHLVFSTLHTNSATQSVDRILDTFPGDQQRQVRLQLAQVLKSVISMKLVERQDGSGLVAALEIMRASPRISNLIEKGETEPLLEEIESSVSYYRMQSLNQSLISLLVHGTISYEEAMHQSPDSDDLSLKLRKMFPNLEEGGENMSPSTADFSQITELQQFRKLYEEQEEKHHLLLSEKDEVIAGLEKAVDEERQALESSRLQMEELSQQQSQLTSEYNRLRQEAQQKIDKLSDRIKELNQRLMAAAK